The Apium graveolens cultivar Ventura chromosome 3, ASM990537v1, whole genome shotgun sequence sequence TAATAATACACGAGTAAAGATTAGAACACACTAATAGGCTCTACTCTATTTTTTTTAGGTTGTGACTAATTTGAAACTGAAATGTTCTTCGAGTTGCCAATGAATATGAATTTTTTGGTTCTCTTAAAGAATCGCTTTTCACTTGTTTTTTCAATGTTAACTAAACTTGTCTATGTATCACCTAGATGTAATATGAGTTTGAGGGTTTTAAGGTCCTAGTGGGTAAGTATAAAATGTACATGACTCAACCTTATGTACAAACTTTAATATAGATAATAGTGCGTAATTTTTGGCTaaattacaaaatttctaaaaaaaataaaaaccttAATCTAATAAGGAGACTGAGAGTAGCACCACATAATACAAagatataaatttaaataataaaaaaatagtCAATTATAGAGAAACTAAGCAACAAAAAGAAATGGAGGAAAGCCAACTTGAATCAGTTTTAAGTGGTTAATATTTGACTTTTGATGTTCAGAATTCCGTTTAACATCTTTGTTTGTCAACTTTTTCCATTGACAAAATTTCTTAGATTCAACGAAGACTATGTGAATCTGAGCAGGATAATCCTGTTGGAAAGGACACTTTTCATTGTGGTATCATTAACCTTCAAATATGTTTTCTAACATTATGAATAAAATGGCCTCCTAAATGGTTTGTTTGCTATTAAGTTCTATATTCCCTTTTAAGATACACAAATTTCCTCAAGCTATGGGTTTTCACATTTTAGACACATGAGTAAATGAAAAGGAGGGCCTACTTAAGTTTAGCATTAGAATTTAGAACTTTCTCAATTGTGGACGGTTTAAATGCAGAAGGTTGGAATTTAAGATAGATCTTGTCCAAGAACAAAACATATTTCATCAAAGATATCGAAATGTTGCTTGAATGCTAAGCATATTTCTCTAATCATTCTTGGTACTGCAAATAGAATTTAAGAAGAGTTGCTCTGATCATTTTGTCACATATACAACAAGGGTCTTTTGTCAAATGCCGCAGTGTCACTACAACTTCAGCTTTCTTCTTTCATTTGTCAAGTTCGCTGACAGAGTTTTTGTCACAACTTACAAAATCTGTACACAATATTTTGGGCAGGAGACTGTTTGCCAGACATGTGGCGACAAAGGAATTCCAGAAGCTATAGTTATCTGTGTCAAGTGTCATGATGCTGGGGAACACCGGTAATGCCACTGTGCCATTATTTCATATATATCCAGTTATTCCTTCTCTGCGTACTTGATGTTAAGTTGCTGGATGTCTCTCTTTGTTATGGCGGGCTTAAAATGGAGAGAAATATCCTTCGAGAAAAAAGTCGTGAATGTGATTGCATCATAGTAAAACCTTATCAGTAATGACATAAGAATTTAGATTGTGTTTTTACTATATTATTAAATCTTCTAAGAAGATAATTTATATACTTTTCCCTTTATAATCTAGAAATAAGAAGACCGGAGATAAAGAAGTTTACATGAGTGAAAAGCACCAACTGAAtgtataaattttaattatactttatttatCAACGACATTTGTTAAACTTCATTTCTTCTGAAGGATAATGGGAGGTTATTAATTGTAGCTATTAGTTTAACCCTTTGCCCAATTAATTTCCATGCGAAGGAAATAAGGAAAATATACTAGGGATTAGTATATTGTATCTATGTTAGTTAAGTATTTTCTATCAGTTCTAATTTATAAGTTTCAAGACTTAATTTAGTCAAGGTTCTATGTTCAAAAATATTTCACACCGTAATAGTATGATCTATAGAATTGAAACATCCTTTTAATGTAGCAATTGGAACATTTGATCGATCATCATTAAGTTATCTACTAGCTATTCCTGACAAGTCCAAATTGATTATGAAAAGTATTATAAATAGTACAATAGCACCCGGTAGTTTAAATTTTGGCATCAAACGCATGCCagtataaatttgataataaatgGATTAAAATTATTATCTTTAAACCTTAAAGGAGATCTTGCAGATGAATGGGACAGCTTGTAATAGTGATTGTTGCAAATGAAGTGAACCATACCCTTTGATTGATAACCCTCTTTTCTTGGAATTAAGAGGTCGAGGGAAGCATTTCTAATTGTCTAATTTCTGCAATTGACCATTCCCAAAAAAAAGAACAAGAATCAATTTTCCAATGTGTTTTTCATACCATGGTCTTAGACCCCATCAACCTTTCCTATAAAATATTACGTATCTAATGAAACCGTTAAGAATACGGGCAAGCATTAAACTTTGATGGAAATTTAAAGATTTTCTATAAATCAAGTAACTGAAAATAATTAAACTTAGATGGAAAACTAAAGTATTTCTGTAGATCAAGTAACTAAACTGAACCTCTTTCAATTTAGTCTAGATCTGGGGTTATGATTAATGAGATTTCCAAAGCATGAGTGGCAGGACgatttttattttctttgaaTTCGTCTTGTTCTCCTTCTGTACATAAAAGATTACAAATATTACAgggattggatttaaaatattCCCTGATTTTGGAGATAGATTGGTGATTGCCCCAAAAATGTTTTGTTATAAGATGCAATATCAAACTTATACTATTCGTTACTGTGTAAGTTCGTAATCACACTGTAACTAATATATCTCATAAAGGCCTTTAAGGTTTCCGTCATATAAGTATAAGTATATTTAAAAATATGCCTCTTTGCTGTTCCATTAGGGATTTTATCCAGAATAAGTGTCTGGAACAACTATAAGCTACTTGTATATTTGTATAGAAAGTAAAATCCAATATTTTTTAACTTGTGGTTATATCAATAGTTGAATAAATTCTGCAAACATTTTGTTGATTGCACTGTGTATTCTACAGGTACTGCTCTCCTGAATGGCCTAAAAATTTTGAGGATGGTGTTGACTGGATATGCAGCGATTGTGTACTGCATAATGCAGAACAGTCTGTCTCAGGCAATCCTTTTTGTAGACATCCAAACAGCGAATCGCTGCAACCCTTTAAGGTGCATCCGGAGGCTGATTTGGTTAAAGGTTCTCCTTTGGTTAAGGAGAAACGTACTTCATGTTTAAACACGAATTTTGTGGGATTACAGAAGTGTGTGCATGAAGAGATGCCATCTAGCAAAGAAGAATATTGGGTAGGTGTTAAAGTAAGCAATGACGCAACTTCTCAGGCTAGAACAGATGATACATCAACCACTTTGGAAGCTTACGATATTCTCCAAGCACAACCATTCAGTGATCCAACATGGAGGTAAGATGGCCAGCTTATGGAGTATATTTATACTGTAGCATGAAACTCGATAGTCAAATGGATTGCAGTGCCTTATTTCATACCTTCTGTTAATTGAACAGAGGAGGTTTTAGTATCTGCAGTGACAACTTCTGCACAGAAATGGGATTGGCATCTCATTTGTCGACCAaggcatcaatcaaagtatatAAGGCAGTACAACAATTCCCATCAGTGCTTCACTTGGATATATATCCTAGGATTCGTATTTGGCCTAAATCATTCAGTAGATCAGAGCTAAATGATGAACAAATTGGCATATACCTCCTCCCTGAAACCGAAAGGTATTTTAGTTATTGTTAATAATTTGTAATGTTCATTGTTCATCGTTCATCTTTCAGTCACTTTCTCAGTTCCATACAAAattacatatacatatatatcaaCATGTGTTTGCATGAATCTCTTCAGCGATGAATGCCTCTACAAAAGCCTGTTAGACCGCATGGTTGATGAAGATCTTGCACTCATGGCTGTCATTGACAATTCTGAACTGTTGGTCTTTACATCTCTTCAACTGCCCAAAGAAAGTTGGAGTGAGTTCAAGCAGCTTCCATATAGAATAAGCATTATAtactttataaattttattcaaGATGTACATCAGACTTTTTCAGAAAAAATAAAATACATCTCGGGTGATAATTATGCAGGACTTATGGGAAATTATTATCTTTGGGGTGTCTTCAAGAAAGGTTCCCCTCTACAACCTAACGGACCTCCTCCTTAGGGTGTTAATGTGGCCATCTCAAATTAGAGGGTAACCTTGTAGCATTTGCAGATTATACAATCCTAATACTACTCCAGGCGAGTGGTATATTCCGTCCAtccatttttctttttcttcatgCATGCTATAGCTTTTCTTTGCCTTGTAGTATTTCCAAATCTGCTGGTGCTGTCACAATTATCCTTCTGTATCATTGTTTGTATTAACCTCTGTTACTCATAATAAATACATAATCCTACCTTCTAACATGTTGAGATTTGAGAAAGTAACTTAACATGGTGCTAGAGGAAAAACACCTTGTGGCAAATATTTTTCCCCAGATAGTAAATGTGGGAccaaattaaattaaaattataaattcaTTTTTTTCTATAACTATTTCTGGATATTATATGTTTTTAGGGAAAAAATTTCCGTTACTGTCTTAGAATATACCATTCCATGGATGGTTGTGGGTGATTTTAATGTAATTTCGGATGCTTCTGATTCTTGGTTGCAGGCCTCCATATCCATCTTATTTCCTAGCTAGAATAATAGACTTTTGTTGGGTTAGCAGGAGTTAAAGCCCCACTAGCACCTATCTTAGTATTTTATCCTTCAACTCTAAGATGCCTTCACTAATATTTAAACGTATGACCATAGGATGATGCATTGTATTATAGGGATTGATTATTGGGTTTTATTAACTAACATTTTGGGTTTCTCTTTTGTCTATTCTTTTTTAGATCTATTAATCAGAAGAAGTTATTTAAAGACTATTTAACAAAAAATGAAAAAGTTAATAAAAAACAGTGATTAGTAATCAAAACATATTTATTGAGCCAAAGGAATTTCCATTGATGTAATATCAACTGAGCCAACATAGTATTGAGCGGGTAAAAAGAATCAAAACAAAAAACATCACACTCTTGGCGTTTTGACAAATCATCAAATAATAATAGTGGGGGCAGGTGTGACAGTTGGGAGGTGAAGTTTCTCTAATGGATAAAAGATTAAAAGTCATATTAAAGACTCTTCTCTACCTGCCATTGCTACCAATCTATAAATCCTTAATTACATGTAGGGTAGCATCACATTATGTCAATATTAGtgtaattaataaaatattaatttgaaATCATTCAAACACAGGTGAGTTTACAAGGTAATCAGATGAAAAATTACAAATGAATGAAACAAAAATGTAAAAACAAACTATTATATATTTTACTAATTCTAATGCTTCATTTTACATTACATAAATGACAACTAATATTTCTGTATAATCAACATATATCACAGACTATCAATCAATTAGCCAAAGAAATAATAATCACAACCTAGATTGATTTTTCTTCCTCCATTTCACCGTTGAAGATGCCAAAAAGCAGTTTCCTATTATCAGGTTGGCTCAAGATTGCGTATATCTAAAACTTCTCCGTACTATTTGGTGTGACAGTATTGTGCTTATGAATTTCGATGTAAGTAGGGTTAGAAGTcaaagaaattgttgaaaaaatcTACCGAGGGGGAAGGAGAATAATTTATATTAGgagaaaataaattatttgaagGACTAGGAATGAAATTACTGGGCATGAAACTGCCATCTATATTAAAATTTCTGCTGGTTTGTAACACAGGGCTTAGATCATGAAAGAAACTTAAAGGATTTGGATCAGATGACATTAATGGAGAAAAAAAGTTTGGTGGTATAGGTGGAAGAGAACTTGGACCAGGTGATAAAATGCCGGGAAACAACCCTGTAATTTTttcaatatcagcacttagatCTACACCTTCAACCATTTGCTGTACTTGACTGTTATGCTGCAAAATTCTTCTACCTTCTGGCGACTTTATTTTTTCTGTGGAAGCGTAGCGAGCGGCTGGAGAAATTGCACCGCAGTCTTGCAAAAAAGAATGAGAAGAAGAGTAAACTGAAGATGACGAGGAAGTAACTGTAGAAGAATTAGGTCCAGTGAGTCGTTGAACTAGTTGCATGAACTCATTAGGATTTGCATGAATTATCTTCGGAGAAACTGTGTATATGATCACAGGAGGCCTGTGTACTGGATGCTGTTGCTGTAGTTGTTGTGGGACAATAGGAGGCTTTTTGATCTTGTGAGAGTCTTTTCGCACTTTTAGAGGTGTTGGACGGGGGCCTTGGAGCTCCCGTCGAGGTGATTTTCCACGGCCGGAGAAGTCCATGTTGTGGTGGACAGAGTCGATGATTGGGAGGAAACTATAAGCAGACTGTGGTGTTGCTAAAGGCATTGTGTGTTTGTTAGCTTAACAGGGAAGATAATAATATTATAAGAGCCGACACGAAATATGTACACAGTTGGATTCAAATGACAATGTAGTTTAAACAAATAGAGTAGTTAAAAATTTAATTACGAAACAGATGGTCAGCATGTATATGATATTATTTATTTAAGGGGCTGGGCCGGTTCCGTAGTATTACGAAGATTTGAAACAGTCAAGTCTTCTGAAAATTTGACGAAGAGAGAATATATATACAACTCAAGGATAATAGGACAGTTCTTATTTAAGGCAGGTCAAACGATGTTTTTTTTAGCAAAATTATATACATGTATAAAAAATATGCAAATGTGATTATATCAGAGTTTGACCGGAACATAAAACTGAGTTATAATCCGATTAATCCAAAATCAAACCGAAAATGTGTTCGAATGTGCTGATACATTTCACCTATTTCTCTAATATACCCGCCGACACCATTCTAAATAAGTGTAAGAAATATATTAGTTCATATTTTAAAGAATCATGTTTACCGAACCAATATGCTAAATGTTAACACAAATTTACAAAAATATAGACAAAGTTTAAAAGATTTAACTGAACTCTAATATAGACAAATCTCTCATTCAATTTCTTACTTTTAATGATTGTATTAATATTAGGTACGACTCCTATCCTATATGTTGAATGAATGTTTCAACGGCGGTCATGGTATTTTAATATGACGACACGCATAAAAAAGTAAACGTCTTGGTGAATATTAAAAAATGTTATGCAGTACTAATATATTTTTTGGGTGAGAAAATACAATGAAGAAATGATAGTATAAAATAGTAAACAAATTTTAAGAGAAAATTGATGCAAAGTTACATGACGGATCATGGAGTTTTACTTCTTAAATTTGTAATTTCAAGTTTGTTTCGAAAGCCACAAACAAATGACAATTATTATTTCAGTAGGAACTCGTCCGTAGGCCAGCAGGATTATATTAAAACGTACTTGGCATTGAAAATATATCATTATAGATgatcaaaaaataaaaataattattatcaAAGATTCAATATTTTATGATTCAATATGCATttcaataacaataataaataatttactATGTTTCATTGACAAACTATATTTATCGAATCATTGCAAAATAATAAATAACGGATATTTCTATCATAAACTATAAGGAAATATTTTTTCCCTTGAACTAAAAGTTAAAACTAATAAATTATTCATCAACTTTTTTTTCTGATGTACAGCCTACAAATCATTATTTGTTTCACAGAATGCTTACAAATCATAAACTTTTTCTATCATATGATATTTACTTTTGAAATAATCGTAACATTTATAAAATATGGTAATGGTTCGCTACGGAGATTACCATCTTGTATGTAAAAATTTGTGACAATCATTTTTAAATTGCGAACATATTGAGGGCTTTGTGGCGGCATAAGGAGGGTATAGAGGTGCACAATATTGGAGGATACATGtacttttttattattttttattatatcatgAATCTGCAGAAAGTGATCGAAGGGGATCCGTGATTGTTCGAGCAAAGCATGTTATTGTACAATAACGTAACCGAAACAGAGGATCCACACCAGGTTGTACTGAACGAGGTAGATGTTTGGGTACAAGTGTATGATCTTCCTAAAGGTTTCATCTTAAAAATATATTGAAAAATATCCGGGGGCCGTTTGGTTCAGAAGTCGGTATGCTGGTATAGAGATGAGAAATGATTTCTGGTATTATGTGTTTGGTTCTCGAATAAATCcgtttaattttaaatattatagaTACCTCATTTTTTATTCCAATATTATGTGCAAGTATATATTGTGCATTAAAATTAAGTTCTTATaccatttataaataaaaatttaataaaaaagtATATTATTAGTATAATAACTTTACCCAATagataataatttaatatttttgaataaattaaatcttactaattggcattaaataaaaaattattatgattttatttaaaattaaattaataatatatcaaattaaaaaattcGTGAACTGAAATTGTATTTAATTGTAGAAATAcgattaataataaaaataaaaataatacatCATACCCCTTCTCCATACTCACCTTCCCTCTAAGGTATCAAATTTGATTTCTAATGAGTAATAAAAATTATGAATCAAACACCAGATATGAGTTTGAAATGCACAAAACCCATACTTGATACACAAATTTCCTAAACCAAATGACCCTGAAATGTATACATGAAAGTATGTTAAAGTGGATCCAGTAAATTTGGATGGTTCAAGAAATGCGTTTTTGGCATGGACGGGAAGAAGTACAGGAGACGGGTCGTGACGGGAAAGTTGAGTAGACGTTCCGGAAAACATCGACGTAAAGGTGAGCAAATAAGATCAAGACTTAGCATGCCAGATTTGTAGGAATAACGGTTCAGCTCAACAACATTATCTGCAACCACAATTCAAAAATGGAGAAAAAGATGGGAAGTTGGAGAAAAGAGAGGATCGAATGAGAGGATAAAGCATAGGAGGATGAGGAGTAGAAACACAACTACTCGAACAAAAAGAACACAACAGCTATACTCCATAAAAATATAGGCTCGAGTTGTTCATTTAGCAAGAATCAGAGGAGAATCAGCCAACAAAACATCACCACATTCCTTGTTCGAATTCATcaaatgaatatatatatatatataaatcttaTTAGTAATGCTGCATATACAAGATCATGTATCAAGACAAACCCTTTGTAATATTATTAAACATATAGTGGATTTCGTCTAGGTTGGGATACACAATACCACCAGCAGTTTTTTACCGTTCTTGGTTTTTCCGTCACCGATTCTTCGTGTTATTACTTTTTGTAGCGTTCTTAGTTTAGTTGCAATACTTGATCAACATAATCAACAAACCTAAGCATTTAACCCACCAATTTTGGTACAAACAGTATATTCAACAACCCTAAAAAAGATGAATGAAAATTAAGAGGAAGGGTTGTGCGTGGAGCTGGTCAATATCAAGTATGAAAGAATAAgaatttttttgttttgtttgtggCATTAAGGCACACGAAACGGGAACGTGATATAGTATATGCTAACCCAGGAAAAGAGATAGAAATGACATACGGGGTGTAGCTGAGAGCACCGGGTGAGTTGTTGTGATTATACCGAGAAATTAGGAGTATGCAGATAAGGAAGGTGAACATTTAAACTTGGGCGGTAATTTGGCTGATATAAATATGGTTAATGGACACAGAAAGGAAAATAGTGAACTCGGGTCTAATACAGGTACGTGATGGGCCTATAAATTTACAAATGGCCGGGCCTAAAATAAGTAATGAAGAAAATTCACAAGATGTAAATGATCCAAAAAATTCACAAGGGGCGGGCTCTGGACACTAGGCCCACAAAGTATGATGAGTTTTTAAGTTTGGAACTGTCGTGTGTTGGCCAAATCACGAGCAGTTCAATTTCTTAAGGAAATCACAAATCAAATGAGGTAAAATTTGATTTTCTTAACTGAGACGTTGATGCTAAAGAATTAAATTGAGTCGATCTGTATGGCTCTTTAATTTGCAGGCTGGTTTGCTGTTTGATGCTCCAAAATATGGAGGGGGTGTAACTCTCTAAGAAGGAATTAAGGTAAAAGTTAAGAAGTTTAGATTCAAAAATGTGTGGATCAAGGAAGATCAATGTTTTAAATTACTTTAAGATAGTTGGGTACAAACTGAGGTCATGAATATTATAAAGATGATGAAATTTGTTTGTTTGTGTTGATGTGTATTTTTAGGAGTTCGTTCACAGGGAAGGACTGATATCAACACCAATATCAAGTCTCTTATTTATCACAATTTAGAAGTTTGGAGAATAATTTGTGGATGTGTATAATttataactaaattaatttaataaataaataaaattttgtaaCAAGTGTGTGAGAAGATaatttaaaaattagggttcttcAATGGCTATCATAAATATCtaatttgtgtttttattttgttGAAACCAATCCTTCTAAATTTACAAAATCCTCTCTAAAGGTAGATTATAGTGCCAACAACTATCCCATGAACGCCACTCCCATGAGCATACAAAgtacaattatagactattaagAACCAAATATTTTTTAGTCTCACAATTCGCATATTAATCTCCCGATCTAATACTTGAATTATGTCTATCTTATCATGTACTAATATTACAACTCCTCTCCCGAATCGCTATAACTCCTAAGAATTCAATTAGAAATTAGCTACTCCTCTAATTGTATAAAACactcaatgacagattaacagaaacaagaaaaatataataCAATGAAACGAACATATTAAGCCAATGAATATTACACAACTCTTGAATAAAGGAATTAGCTACTCCTGATAAGATAAAAAGATATATATTAAGAACGCAAACGATGAGTTTAAGAATTGATATACAAAGAAAGCAACTTTAAAGTTCCTTTGGAACCTGGATGAATCCCTTCACTCCTTCTTCCAATCTCCCTCTCAAGCTGCTTCTATCCATTCTCTCAAGAATACAGCTATATCTATTCTATTCTCTAATCAAATATGTTATGGTTGTCTGTATAGAATATGTAAAACCCTAACATGATAAAGAGTTTtaatatttttcccaaaataaaTTGAAT is a genomic window containing:
- the LOC141712914 gene encoding PHD finger-containing protein 1-like isoform X1 — encoded protein: MPELQETVCQTCGDKGIPEAIVICVKCHDAGEHRYCSPEWPKNFEDGVDWICSDCVLHNAEQSVSGNPFCRHPNSESLQPFKVHPEADLVKGSPLVKEKRTSCLNTNFVGLQKCVHEEMPSSKEEYWVGVKVSNDATSQARTDDTSTTLEAYDILQAQPFSDPTWRGGFSICSDNFCTEMGLASHLSTKASIKVYKAVQQFPSVLHLDIYPRIRIWPKSFSRSELNDEQIGIYLLPETESDECLYKSLLDRMVDEDLALMAVIDNSELLVFTSLQLPKESWRLMGNYYLWGVFKKGSPLQPNGPPP
- the LOC141712914 gene encoding PHD finger-containing protein 1-like isoform X2, which gives rise to MPELQTVCQTCGDKGIPEAIVICVKCHDAGEHRYCSPEWPKNFEDGVDWICSDCVLHNAEQSVSGNPFCRHPNSESLQPFKVHPEADLVKGSPLVKEKRTSCLNTNFVGLQKCVHEEMPSSKEEYWVGVKVSNDATSQARTDDTSTTLEAYDILQAQPFSDPTWRGGFSICSDNFCTEMGLASHLSTKASIKVYKAVQQFPSVLHLDIYPRIRIWPKSFSRSELNDEQIGIYLLPETESDECLYKSLLDRMVDEDLALMAVIDNSELLVFTSLQLPKESWRLMGNYYLWGVFKKGSPLQPNGPPP
- the LOC141712915 gene encoding protein MKS1-like, which produces MPLATPQSAYSFLPIIDSVHHNMDFSGRGKSPRRELQGPRPTPLKVRKDSHKIKKPPIVPQQLQQQHPVHRPPVIIYTVSPKIIHANPNEFMQLVQRLTGPNSSTVTSSSSSVYSSSHSFLQDCGAISPAARYASTEKIKSPEGRRILQHNSQVQQMVEGVDLSADIEKITGLFPGILSPGPSSLPPIPPNFFSPLMSSDPNPLSFFHDLSPVLQTSRNFNIDGSFMPSNFIPSPSNNLFSPNINYSPSPSVDFFNNFFDF